A genomic segment from Paucidesulfovibrio longus DSM 6739 encodes:
- the nadA gene encoding quinolinate synthase NadA, whose product MTAYQDAIQRIAEQKRRLGGRLSILAHHYQSDEIVAQADITGDSLELARRIDTLDAELIVFCGVYFMAESAAILRRPDQKIFTPEPEATCPMADMADAESVRRTLAALGKGRTIVPLTYVNSSAAVKAVVGEAGGSVCTSANASTMLRWALDRGDAVLFLPDRHLGWNTADKLGLSERERLLIDPAFPDADAAAKARLLLWPGHCPVHDAYGAELVEKARREHPGCLVAVHPESPPAVVAAADADGSTSFLIRWCEQAPEGSTLVIGTEASLVDRLAARYKGGKTILHLDMGWCEDMRKTTPDTLADLLERIDSARPEDVAEAIRIPARLALEKMLQACS is encoded by the coding sequence ATGACCGCATATCAAGACGCCATACAACGCATCGCCGAGCAGAAGCGCCGCCTCGGCGGGCGGCTGTCCATCCTGGCCCACCACTACCAGTCCGACGAGATCGTCGCGCAGGCGGACATCACCGGGGACTCCCTGGAGCTGGCCCGGCGCATCGACACGCTCGACGCCGAGCTGATCGTCTTCTGCGGCGTCTACTTCATGGCCGAATCCGCAGCCATTCTGCGCAGGCCCGACCAGAAGATCTTCACCCCGGAGCCGGAAGCCACCTGCCCCATGGCGGACATGGCCGACGCCGAATCCGTGCGCCGCACCCTGGCCGCGCTGGGCAAGGGCCGCACCATAGTGCCCCTGACCTACGTGAACTCCTCCGCCGCGGTAAAGGCGGTGGTGGGCGAAGCGGGCGGCTCGGTCTGCACCTCGGCCAACGCCTCGACCATGTTGCGCTGGGCTCTGGACAGGGGCGACGCCGTGCTTTTCCTGCCGGACCGCCACCTGGGCTGGAACACGGCGGACAAGCTCGGCCTCTCCGAACGCGAACGCCTGCTCATCGACCCGGCCTTCCCGGATGCGGATGCGGCGGCAAAGGCGCGGCTCCTGCTCTGGCCCGGCCACTGCCCCGTGCACGACGCCTACGGCGCGGAGCTGGTGGAAAAGGCCCGGCGCGAACATCCGGGCTGCCTCGTGGCAGTGCACCCGGAAAGTCCGCCCGCCGTGGTCGCCGCCGCGGACGCGGACGGTTCCACCTCGTTCCTGATCCGCTGGTGCGAACAGGCCCCGGAGGGTTCCACCCTGGTCATCGGCACCGAGGCCAGCCTTGTCGACCGGCTCGCGGCGCGCTACAAAGGCGGCAAGACCATCCTGCATCTGGACATGGGCTGGTGCGAGGACATGCGCAAGACCACGCCCGACACGCTGGCCGACCTGCTCGAACGCATCGACTCGGCCCGTCCCGAGGACGTTGCCGAGGCAATCAGGATTCCCGCGCGTCTGGCCCTCGAAAAAATGCTCCAGGCCTGTTCCTGA
- the nadC gene encoding carboxylating nicotinate-nucleotide diphosphorylase yields the protein METNLFDTFFQNEARMFLLAAIRIAFSEDGPDLTSVGVFEPSDMAQAHIVAKQSTIVAGLPILPMVLEFGEGECQIHLNVDDGDRVSPGTLVAAMQGPAVKLLKAERVMLNFLCHLSGVSELTSRYVEALKGTKTRLLDTRKTLPCLRYPEKYAVLCGGGTNHRLNLAEMCMLKDNHIDRAGGIALAVEKLRKNTDPCPPIEVECRTQAEVDEAVGCGVDRIMLDNMGPDEIRKALAGIPDTIETEISGGVSLDTIHELAQLGPDFISVGRLTHSAPASDFSMRIERI from the coding sequence ATGGAAACAAACCTGTTCGATACGTTTTTCCAGAATGAAGCCCGCATGTTCCTGCTGGCCGCCATACGGATCGCCTTTTCCGAGGACGGACCGGACCTTACCTCCGTGGGAGTGTTCGAACCTTCGGACATGGCCCAGGCCCACATCGTGGCCAAGCAATCCACCATCGTCGCGGGGCTGCCCATCCTGCCCATGGTGCTCGAATTCGGCGAAGGCGAATGCCAGATCCACCTGAACGTGGACGACGGAGACCGCGTTTCTCCGGGCACCCTGGTGGCGGCCATGCAAGGCCCGGCCGTCAAGCTGCTCAAGGCGGAGCGCGTGATGCTCAATTTCCTTTGCCACCTCTCCGGCGTCTCCGAACTGACCTCCCGGTACGTGGAGGCGCTGAAGGGCACCAAGACCCGGCTGCTGGACACCCGCAAGACCCTGCCCTGCCTGCGCTACCCGGAGAAATACGCCGTGCTCTGCGGCGGCGGCACGAACCACCGCCTGAACCTCGCGGAAATGTGCATGCTCAAGGACAACCACATCGACCGCGCCGGAGGCATCGCCCTGGCCGTTGAAAAGCTGCGCAAGAACACCGACCCCTGCCCGCCCATCGAGGTGGAATGCCGCACCCAGGCCGAGGTGGACGAAGCCGTGGGCTGCGGGGTGGACCGGATCATGCTCGACAACATGGGCCCGGACGAGATACGCAAGGCCCTGGCCGGCATTCCCGACACCATTGAAACCGAGATTTCCGGCGGCGTCAGCCTGGACACCATCCACGAACTGGCCCAGCTCGGCCCGGATTTCATCTCCGTGGGCCGACTGACCCACTCCGCCCCGGCCTCGGATTTCAGCATGCGCATCGAACGGATCTAG
- the mgtE gene encoding magnesium transporter has translation MSSNKAPHDSEELRKEIPEQVEYLGPDAGGVEGMDEDTHPADAAEHIERLDIDEQVKFVKQLPIKDAAESIAEMDRHDQQSLFQNLNHGFAAKILEQMAPDDATDILESLDEEHRKALLRRVKAKERAELRNLLTFHPDSAGGAMNTEVVILDQALTVDQAITKMRDEVEDKEIPYYAYLVDEAGRLTGVVSLRDMLVARHGKLLRELVKSQNLVSVTYDTDREEVARLIGHYNLLAIPVVDFGNRMLGVVTVDDVIDIIQQEASEDMQAMVGAGADETIDSPVSYSVKKRLPWLILNVVNSAVSAFVVHLFEGSIAQMAILAVLMPIVANQAGNTGQQALAVMIRQLAVEKFDRKRSWLAVLREMRIGMINGCFICLLVWGAVLALTRNLMLSNVMTGALAIDISIGAFAGAAIPLVLREIGRDPAQASSIFLTAITDSLGFLSLLGLAGIFLF, from the coding sequence ATGAGCTCGAACAAGGCCCCGCACGACTCCGAGGAACTCCGGAAGGAGATTCCCGAACAGGTGGAGTACCTCGGTCCCGACGCCGGAGGCGTCGAGGGCATGGATGAGGATACCCACCCGGCGGACGCTGCGGAGCATATCGAGCGGCTGGACATCGACGAGCAGGTCAAATTCGTCAAGCAGCTGCCCATCAAGGATGCCGCGGAATCCATCGCGGAGATGGACCGCCACGACCAGCAATCCCTGTTTCAAAACCTGAACCACGGGTTCGCCGCGAAAATTCTGGAGCAGATGGCTCCGGACGACGCCACGGACATCCTGGAAAGCCTTGACGAGGAACATCGTAAGGCTCTTTTGCGCCGCGTCAAGGCCAAGGAACGGGCGGAACTCCGCAATCTGCTGACCTTCCATCCGGATTCCGCCGGCGGCGCCATGAATACCGAGGTGGTCATCCTCGATCAGGCTCTGACCGTGGACCAGGCCATCACCAAGATGCGCGACGAGGTCGAGGACAAGGAGATCCCGTATTACGCCTACCTCGTGGACGAGGCCGGGCGGCTCACGGGCGTGGTCTCCCTGCGCGACATGCTCGTTGCGCGGCACGGCAAGCTCCTGCGCGAGCTGGTCAAAAGCCAGAATCTCGTCTCCGTGACCTACGACACCGACCGCGAGGAAGTGGCCCGGCTCATCGGCCACTACAACCTGCTGGCCATTCCCGTGGTGGATTTCGGCAACCGCATGCTCGGCGTGGTCACGGTCGACGACGTCATCGACATCATCCAGCAGGAAGCCTCGGAAGACATGCAGGCCATGGTGGGCGCGGGCGCGGACGAGACCATCGACTCGCCCGTCTCCTATTCCGTGAAGAAACGCCTGCCCTGGCTGATTCTCAACGTGGTCAACTCCGCCGTCTCCGCCTTCGTGGTCCATCTCTTCGAAGGCTCCATCGCCCAGATGGCCATTCTGGCCGTGCTCATGCCCATCGTCGCCAACCAGGCGGGCAATACCGGACAACAGGCCCTGGCCGTGATGATCCGGCAGTTGGCCGTGGAGAAGTTCGACCGCAAGCGCTCCTGGCTGGCCGTGCTGCGCGAAATGCGCATCGGCATGATCAACGGCTGCTTCATCTGTCTGCTGGTCTGGGGCGCGGTGTTGGCCCTGACGCGGAACCTGATGCTCTCCAACGTCATGACCGGAGCACTGGCCATCGACATCAGCATCGGCGCATTCGCCGGGGCGGCCATTCCCCTGGTCCTGCGCGAAATCGGACGCGACCCGGCTCAGGCTTCCTCCATCTTCCTTACGGCCATTACGGACTCGCTCGGATTTCTCAGCCTACTGGGACTGGCCGGAATATTTCTCTTTTAA
- a CDS encoding protein phosphatase CheZ, with protein MTPEQQLDKMTRVLLDGLVSDLTEAIAPTVIDAVTNALRNELNSKLSKELMDGELYRRLNADMQSGLKDIYAEIKTAKGGSDVRQIVAEDNPTELFNKASDQLDAVLQTTEKAAVEIIEIVEKLQEMQGVVDKIVKGFESGGVTRHDREQLKEINGNLGNDLSQIMVTMSFQDLTGQRIKIIIDSLKKIEHIVQHLIVSTGLMIKTREEAPEKDLEQIEQEVKSKTTQLHGPSLEVDQANVDDLLAQFGL; from the coding sequence ATGACGCCCGAACAACAGCTTGACAAGATGACGCGCGTGCTGCTCGACGGACTGGTGAGCGACCTCACCGAAGCCATCGCGCCCACGGTCATCGACGCCGTGACCAACGCCCTGCGCAACGAACTGAACAGCAAGCTCTCCAAGGAATTGATGGACGGCGAACTCTACCGCCGCCTCAACGCCGACATGCAGAGCGGACTCAAAGACATCTACGCCGAGATCAAGACGGCCAAGGGCGGAAGCGATGTTCGGCAGATCGTTGCCGAGGACAATCCCACGGAGCTCTTCAACAAGGCTTCGGACCAGCTCGACGCGGTTCTCCAGACAACGGAAAAAGCCGCTGTGGAGATCATCGAGATCGTCGAAAAGCTTCAGGAAATGCAAGGGGTGGTGGACAAGATCGTCAAGGGCTTCGAGTCCGGCGGCGTGACCCGTCACGACCGCGAGCAGCTCAAGGAGATCAACGGCAACCTCGGCAACGACCTCTCCCAGATCATGGTCACCATGAGCTTTCAGGATCTCACGGGCCAGCGCATCAAGATCATCATCGACTCCCTGAAGAAGATCGAACACATCGTCCAGCACCTGATCGTCTCCACGGGCCTGATGATCAAGACCCGCGAGGAAGCGCCGGAAAAGGATCTCGAACAGATCGAGCAGGAGGTCAAATCCAAGACCACCCAGCTCCACGGCCCCAGCCTGGAAGTGGACCAGGCCAACGTGGACGATCTCCTGGCCCAGTTCGGCCTTTAG
- a CDS encoding PilZ domain-containing protein yields the protein MTETELAEAQVPQPLARFLMALDSKLDMLIGMQGGASVREDYPLRLEVRDISGSGLGFQAADHFNEGEVLEIVLVLSDAPPRYVAATGKVVGSGPDGIARFEFTTIREDDRETVVQFVFQEEREQIRRSKLS from the coding sequence ATGACGGAGACGGAGCTCGCCGAAGCCCAAGTCCCGCAGCCGCTGGCGCGGTTTCTCATGGCGCTGGACAGCAAGCTGGACATGCTCATCGGGATGCAGGGGGGAGCGTCCGTACGCGAAGATTATCCCTTGCGCCTTGAAGTCAGGGATATTTCAGGTTCGGGCCTCGGATTTCAGGCCGCGGATCATTTCAACGAGGGGGAAGTCCTGGAAATCGTGCTGGTTTTGTCCGACGCCCCGCCGCGCTATGTCGCGGCGACGGGCAAGGTCGTTGGGAGCGGCCCGGACGGCATCGCGCGATTCGAATTCACCACCATCCGCGAGGATGACCGCGAAACCGTGGTGCAGTTCGTTTTCCAGGAGGAACGGGAGCAGATTCGGCGCAGCAAGCTGAGTTGA
- a CDS encoding NIL domain-containing protein: MKEVIKGFRKIVYLSFPPEVSGRPVVCNLARRFDLSFNILKAEISPRQDGAMTLEISGLEEDFEKGINYLKENGVRITPVAQKIFRDDDACMHCGLCTAMCATGALYLDKATRRICFDVDKCSACGMCTRVCPVRAMTVDLDDNGGME; the protein is encoded by the coding sequence ATGAAAGAAGTCATCAAGGGTTTTCGAAAAATAGTGTACCTCTCGTTTCCGCCCGAGGTGTCCGGCAGGCCCGTGGTCTGCAACCTTGCGCGCCGGTTCGACCTGAGCTTCAACATCCTCAAGGCCGAAATCAGCCCCCGCCAGGACGGCGCCATGACCCTGGAAATCAGCGGTCTGGAGGAGGATTTCGAGAAAGGCATCAACTATCTCAAGGAAAACGGGGTGCGCATCACCCCGGTCGCCCAGAAGATTTTCCGCGACGACGACGCCTGCATGCATTGCGGCCTGTGCACGGCCATGTGCGCTACCGGTGCCCTCTATCTCGACAAGGCCACCCGCCGCATCTGTTTCGACGTGGACAAGTGCTCGGCCTGCGGCATGTGCACCAGGGTCTGCCCGGTGCGCGCCATGACCGTGGACCTGGACGACAACGGAGGTATGGAGTAG
- the ybgF gene encoding tol-pal system protein YbgF — MKRSALAFVVLLVASLAMLSGCATKSQVETLEMQARRDREESRKIFKQMEEELQSRIEQTSNPVREKQADIWVEINALRADMSAMQGQLDDINQRLDQLSGSGDAASSLPSLALDMKAVKFALEHQMAIDLEKIRQQLAPQGSAPLAAAANAAGIAGGESGLTPAEKAEQAVTQADQAQNAPAAPNNGVASAAPDQTRQADALDPAQALYDKAYAAFGERKYEDARRLWAEFVTTFPDHFLVSNAVFWQGECYYQLEDYKRAVLAYQDVIKKFPKSSKFKYSLLKQGISFYKMGREDLGKVVLQDLIDKYPSTPEAARARQYMQGG, encoded by the coding sequence ATGAAACGATCCGCACTCGCCTTTGTCGTCTTGCTCGTCGCCAGCCTGGCGATGCTTTCGGGCTGCGCCACCAAATCCCAGGTGGAGACGCTTGAAATGCAGGCCCGGCGGGATCGCGAGGAGTCGCGTAAGATATTCAAGCAGATGGAGGAGGAACTCCAAAGCCGCATCGAGCAGACCAGCAATCCGGTCCGCGAAAAGCAGGCCGACATCTGGGTCGAAATCAACGCCCTGCGGGCCGACATGTCCGCCATGCAGGGACAGCTGGACGACATCAACCAGCGCCTGGACCAGCTTTCCGGTTCCGGGGACGCGGCTTCGTCGCTTCCCTCCCTCGCCCTGGACATGAAGGCCGTCAAGTTCGCCCTTGAGCACCAGATGGCCATTGATCTCGAAAAAATCCGCCAGCAGCTCGCGCCCCAGGGCTCGGCTCCGCTCGCGGCAGCCGCCAACGCCGCAGGCATTGCGGGCGGCGAATCCGGCCTGACCCCGGCGGAAAAAGCCGAACAGGCCGTCACCCAGGCCGACCAGGCCCAGAATGCGCCCGCAGCGCCGAACAACGGCGTCGCGTCGGCGGCACCCGACCAGACCCGGCAGGCCGACGCGCTTGACCCGGCCCAGGCCCTCTACGACAAGGCCTACGCCGCCTTCGGCGAACGCAAGTATGAGGATGCCCGGCGTCTCTGGGCCGAGTTCGTGACCACCTTCCCGGACCACTTCCTGGTGTCCAACGCCGTCTTCTGGCAGGGGGAGTGCTACTACCAGCTTGAAGATTATAAACGCGCCGTTCTGGCCTACCAGGACGTGATCAAGAAGTTCCCGAAGAGCTCCAAGTTCAAGTATTCCCTGCTCAAGCAAGGCATTTCCTTCTACAAGATGGGCCGCGAGGATCTCGGCAAGGTGGTTCTGCAGGATCTCATCGACAAGTACCCCTCGACCCCGGAGGCGGCGCGCGCCCGGCAATACATGCAGGGCGGATGA
- a CDS encoding PLD nuclease N-terminal domain-containing protein: MTSEMTSQQWLILFGVVGAFAALSIYSIWDAFHRNFKTTGEKMAWVQLAVLVPFLGGLAYLFFGKRRGEKNR, from the coding sequence ATGACATCCGAAATGACCAGCCAGCAATGGCTCATCCTCTTCGGCGTGGTGGGGGCTTTCGCCGCGCTGAGCATCTACTCCATATGGGACGCCTTCCACAGGAATTTCAAGACCACGGGAGAAAAGATGGCCTGGGTCCAGCTCGCGGTCCTGGTTCCCTTTTTGGGTGGACTCGCGTATCTCTTCTTTGGAAAACGCAGAGGAGAAAAAAACCGATGA
- the lgt gene encoding prolipoprotein diacylglyceryl transferase, which yields MYPTLIDFGPLAVHTYGLFVAMAFLAAIWWASREARLAGLDAEIVPDVALLILISAVVGARLLWVLLDLPHYLEHPLEALMFWKGGLVFSGGLVLAVLLGWWAMRRKRQPILRWCDASAPAIALGQAIGRLGCLGAGCCYGRPADLPWSVTFRSPQALAPLDIPLHPTQLYHSLASLLCFALLVAARGRLPRAGQRMGLYLTVFPLLRFIIEFDRDDYRGFAGPFSVTQIMAMAFFCVGVWLLARNPKGEKA from the coding sequence ATGTATCCGACGCTGATTGATTTCGGCCCGCTCGCGGTCCACACCTACGGCCTGTTCGTGGCCATGGCCTTTCTCGCGGCCATTTGGTGGGCATCCCGCGAAGCCCGCCTCGCGGGCCTCGACGCTGAAATCGTACCGGACGTGGCCCTGCTGATCCTCATTTCGGCCGTTGTCGGCGCGCGGCTGCTCTGGGTGCTTCTCGACCTGCCCCACTACCTGGAGCATCCCCTCGAAGCGCTGATGTTCTGGAAAGGCGGGCTGGTCTTTTCCGGCGGGCTGGTCCTGGCCGTGCTCCTCGGCTGGTGGGCCATGCGCCGCAAGCGCCAGCCCATTCTGCGCTGGTGCGACGCCTCGGCCCCGGCCATCGCCCTGGGCCAGGCCATCGGCCGTCTCGGCTGCCTGGGCGCGGGCTGCTGCTACGGCCGCCCTGCGGACCTGCCCTGGAGCGTCACCTTCCGCAGCCCGCAGGCCCTGGCTCCGCTGGACATTCCCCTGCACCCGACCCAGCTCTATCATTCCCTGGCCTCGCTGCTCTGCTTTGCGCTGCTTGTGGCCGCGCGGGGCAGGCTCCCGCGTGCGGGCCAGCGCATGGGCCTGTATCTGACCGTATTTCCGCTGCTTCGCTTTATCATCGAATTCGACAGAGACGACTACCGCGGCTTTGCCGGACCGTTCAGCGTCACCCAGATCATGGCCATGGCCTTTTTCTGCGTCGGCGTCTGGCTGCTCGCCCGCAACCCCAAGGGAGAAAAGGCATGA
- the lspA gene encoding signal peptidase II yields MKARFLKAFAWAALILVPDQITKWIVQDAFTLWESREVIPGFFNLTLVHNMGAAFGFLNTSDIDWQTPFFVGVTFLAVAFILYMIKEEGQDGLMNCGLGLVLGGALGNLVDRLSHRYVIDFLDFHLGGWHWPAFNVADCGITVGACAIILSYWNKQNDVSDAD; encoded by the coding sequence GTGAAGGCGCGTTTCCTCAAAGCGTTCGCCTGGGCCGCCCTGATCCTGGTTCCGGACCAGATCACCAAATGGATCGTGCAGGACGCGTTCACGCTCTGGGAAAGCCGGGAAGTGATTCCCGGCTTCTTCAACCTGACCCTGGTCCACAACATGGGCGCGGCCTTCGGGTTCCTGAACACCAGCGATATCGACTGGCAGACCCCATTCTTTGTGGGAGTCACGTTCCTCGCCGTGGCGTTCATCCTTTACATGATCAAGGAGGAAGGCCAGGACGGATTGATGAACTGCGGACTGGGCCTGGTCCTTGGCGGCGCCCTGGGCAACCTCGTGGATCGGCTCAGCCATCGCTACGTCATCGACTTCCTGGATTTCCACCTTGGCGGCTGGCACTGGCCCGCCTTCAACGTGGCCGACTGCGGCATCACCGTGGGCGCCTGCGCCATCATTCTGTCTTACTGGAACAAGCAGAACGATGTATCCGACGCTGATTGA
- the ileS gene encoding isoleucine--tRNA ligase, producing MSDYKSTLLLPKTTFPMKANLRQREPETLAAWEENNTYGKMTSANDGGERFVLHDGPPYANGHIHMGTAMNKVLKDIVVKSRNMQGLKAEYVPGWDCHGLPIEHKVEQELKKKGKTDLPTTVIRRLCREYAAKWLDVQRNEFKRLGVFGVWDDPYMTMKPAYEAATARELGRFMAEGSVVRGKKPVHWCCDCRTALAEAEVEYEDHTSPSIYVRFPLTDPKVAELCSGATPESAYVVIWTTTPWTIPDNMAVAVHPDFEYVFVRAAGSVYVLAEELLEECAGLFGWEEHEILTRIKGSQLEGLEARHPIYDRPSPIVLADYVTLDSGSGCVHTAPGHGREDFETGQRYGLEIYSPMDDGGVFRKEVEFFAGMDVWQANPEVIKKLQELGNLLASKSISHSYPHCWRCKKPVIFRATTQWFISMAANDLRKRSLAAIRNDVRWIPAWGEERIHGMIEKRPDWCISRQRNWGVPIVALICEECDEAWHDPDWVFKIVDRFAAHEHGCDYWFDAPMEEILEGVPACPKCGASKWKRESDILDVWFDSGTSYAAVCEQREDVGYPADLYLEGSDQHRGWFHSSLLASMGTRGKPPYKAVLTHGYVVDGDGRKMSKSIGNVIAPQEIIDKYGAEILRMWVSASNYQEDVRISDETLDRLVDAYRRIRNTCKFLLSVLSDFSPEKAVPVKKLLPPDRFLLDVMARRHDEMQQAYTDYEFHKVYHGLHNTCVVELSSFWLDIVKDRLYCEGEDSLPRRSAQTVAWQALLTLIRNMAPILSFTAEETFSHLPEALKPALPTVFALRFDPLLAEISDQERARWELLLTLRGEVTKAIEPKRKDGLVGKSLDAKVTLHGPRDLLAKLDGLDLLEFFIVSEAVLAPDSDAPADAYASEEIEGLSIAVDRAAGEKCQRCWRYDANLGTHQDHPETCPRCTRVLTEA from the coding sequence ATGAGCGATTATAAATCGACCCTGCTGCTGCCCAAGACCACCTTCCCCATGAAGGCCAACCTCCGCCAACGCGAGCCCGAAACCCTGGCCGCCTGGGAGGAAAACAACACCTACGGCAAGATGACCTCCGCCAACGACGGCGGGGAGCGCTTCGTGCTGCACGACGGTCCGCCATACGCCAACGGCCATATTCACATGGGCACGGCCATGAACAAGGTTCTCAAGGACATCGTGGTCAAGTCGCGAAACATGCAGGGCCTGAAGGCCGAGTACGTTCCCGGCTGGGACTGCCACGGCCTGCCTATTGAGCACAAGGTCGAGCAGGAACTGAAGAAGAAGGGAAAGACCGACCTGCCCACCACGGTCATTCGCCGCCTCTGCCGCGAATATGCGGCCAAGTGGCTGGATGTTCAGCGCAACGAGTTCAAGCGGCTCGGCGTGTTCGGCGTCTGGGACGACCCCTACATGACCATGAAGCCCGCCTACGAGGCGGCCACGGCCCGCGAGCTGGGCCGGTTCATGGCCGAGGGTTCCGTGGTGCGCGGCAAGAAGCCCGTGCACTGGTGCTGCGACTGCCGCACTGCCCTGGCCGAGGCCGAGGTGGAATACGAGGACCATACCTCGCCCTCCATCTACGTGCGCTTCCCCCTGACCGATCCCAAGGTCGCGGAGCTTTGCTCCGGCGCGACCCCCGAATCCGCTTACGTGGTCATCTGGACCACCACTCCCTGGACCATCCCGGACAACATGGCCGTGGCCGTGCACCCCGATTTCGAATACGTCTTCGTACGCGCCGCCGGAAGCGTCTACGTCCTTGCCGAGGAACTGCTCGAGGAATGTGCCGGGCTGTTCGGCTGGGAAGAGCACGAGATCCTGACCAGGATCAAAGGCTCCCAGCTGGAAGGCCTCGAAGCCCGGCACCCGATCTACGACCGTCCCTCGCCCATCGTCCTGGCGGACTACGTCACCCTGGACTCCGGTTCGGGCTGCGTCCATACCGCTCCCGGCCATGGGCGCGAAGACTTCGAAACCGGCCAGCGCTACGGGCTGGAAATCTATTCGCCCATGGACGACGGCGGCGTCTTCCGCAAAGAGGTGGAATTTTTCGCGGGAATGGACGTCTGGCAGGCCAACCCCGAAGTGATCAAAAAGCTTCAGGAACTCGGCAACCTGCTGGCCTCCAAGTCCATCAGCCACTCCTATCCGCACTGCTGGCGCTGCAAGAAGCCCGTCATCTTCCGGGCCACCACCCAGTGGTTCATCTCCATGGCGGCCAACGACCTGCGCAAGCGCTCCCTGGCGGCCATCCGCAACGACGTGCGCTGGATTCCCGCCTGGGGCGAGGAACGCATCCACGGCATGATCGAAAAACGCCCGGACTGGTGCATCTCGCGCCAGCGCAACTGGGGCGTGCCCATCGTGGCCCTGATCTGCGAGGAATGCGACGAGGCCTGGCACGATCCGGACTGGGTCTTCAAGATCGTGGACCGCTTCGCCGCGCATGAGCATGGCTGCGACTACTGGTTCGACGCGCCCATGGAGGAGATCCTCGAGGGCGTGCCCGCCTGCCCCAAATGCGGCGCCAGCAAATGGAAACGCGAATCCGACATCCTCGACGTCTGGTTCGACTCCGGCACCAGCTACGCCGCGGTCTGCGAGCAGCGCGAGGACGTGGGCTACCCCGCCGACCTCTACCTCGAAGGCTCCGACCAGCACCGCGGCTGGTTCCACAGCTCGCTGCTGGCCAGCATGGGCACGCGGGGCAAGCCGCCCTACAAGGCCGTGCTGACCCACGGCTACGTGGTCGACGGAGACGGGCGCAAGATGTCCAAGTCCATCGGCAACGTCATCGCCCCGCAGGAGATCATCGACAAATACGGCGCGGAAATCCTGCGCATGTGGGTCTCCGCCTCCAACTACCAGGAAGACGTCCGCATCTCCGACGAGACGCTGGACCGGCTGGTGGACGCCTATCGGCGCATCCGCAACACCTGCAAGTTCCTGCTTTCCGTGCTCTCGGACTTCTCTCCGGAAAAGGCCGTGCCCGTGAAGAAGCTCCTGCCGCCGGACCGCTTCCTGCTCGACGTCATGGCCCGCCGCCACGACGAGATGCAGCAGGCCTACACCGATTACGAATTCCACAAGGTCTACCACGGGCTGCACAATACCTGCGTGGTGGAGCTTTCCTCCTTCTGGCTGGACATCGTCAAGGACCGCCTCTACTGCGAGGGCGAGGACAGCCTGCCCCGCCGCAGCGCCCAGACCGTTGCCTGGCAGGCGCTCCTGACCTTGATCCGGAACATGGCGCCGATCCTCTCCTTCACCGCCGAGGAAACCTTCTCCCACCTCCCCGAAGCGCTCAAGCCGGCGCTGCCCACGGTCTTCGCCCTGCGCTTCGATCCGCTCCTGGCGGAAATCTCGGACCAGGAGCGCGCCCGCTGGGAACTGCTGCTCACGCTGCGCGGCGAGGTCACCAAGGCCATCGAGCCCAAGCGCAAGGACGGCCTCGTGGGCAAATCCCTGGACGCCAAGGTCACCCTGCACGGCCCCCGCGACCTGCTCGCGAAGCTGGACGGGCTGGACCTGCTGGAGTTCTTCATCGTTTCCGAAGCCGTGCTCGCCCCGGATTCCGACGCTCCGGCCGACGCCTACGCCTCCGAGGAGATCGAAGGACTGTCCATTGCCGTGGATCGGGCCGCCGGCGAGAAATGCCAGCGCTGCTGGCGCTACGACGCCAACCTGGGCACGCACCAGGATCACCCCGAGACCTGCCCGCGCTGCACGCGGGTGCTCACCGAGGCCTAA
- a CDS encoding DUF493 domain-containing protein, whose amino-acid sequence MTHEKYESLRRTLNECHEWPCNFVFKFIGTRDNAEQAAALFPDEAVSLRPSRTGKYIGVTAEITVASAEDVFEIYAKAKLIEGLICL is encoded by the coding sequence ATGACCCACGAAAAATATGAATCCTTGAGACGGACGCTGAATGAATGCCACGAGTGGCCGTGCAATTTCGTATTCAAATTCATCGGCACCAGGGATAACGCCGAGCAGGCGGCAGCCCTTTTCCCGGACGAAGCCGTGTCGCTGCGCCCGTCGAGAACAGGAAAATATATCGGCGTCACAGCGGAAATCACCGTTGCCAGCGCCGAGGACGTTTTCGAAATCTACGCCAAGGCCAAGCTCATCGAAGGCTTGATCTGCCTGTAG